The window CCTTTGCCGTTTTAATCATACCGATCTCAAAAACTTCTATCTCCGGAGTTTTATGATGATTAAGAATCTGCTCTACGCAATAATGAACATCTTTAATAGGATTGATATAAACCTGATCTCCCAAATTCACAGAGCCTACATTCAGGGAGTTCGCTTCCACCCAGTCCGCAAATACAGGTGTGCAGCGCTCCTTTATGGTTAAATCCGATACCCCTCCCGTGGATACCTGGATGACAATGTCGCATTCCGAACGAATATACCGGACCGTTTCCTCCAACAGAGTTAAATCCGGAGTCAGCCGTCCATTCCCATCCCTTACATGCAGATGCACCATTCCGGCTCCTGCCCTGCTGCAGGCAATGACATCCTCTGCGATCTTCCTGGGATCGATCAACGTATCATCTGCTGCCACCGGTGCAACGGATATCACTATTTTTTTCATACAGCTCTCCTGTTTCTTTGTTATAGGGTCATTGGTTGTAAGGGGCATTGGTCATAAGGTTCCCTTTGAAATAAGGGCCGCCTTCAGTGCCTTTGCTCCAAATTTCGGGCTGGAAAGCACGGTTTTCCCATACATGTCAGCGATATAGCTTTCACAATACGCCATAGAGCCCTGGGCAAACAGGATCACATCCGCCTCTTTCGCTGCTTTTCCGGCATGCTCTGCCATCAAGACCTTAAACTGCTCCTGATCCAGGCCAAACGCTCCATCCACCAGCACCTCCATCATCTCCACATGCTTTCCCATCTCTCTTGCGACCTGTAAAACAGTTCTTTTGGTAGGCTCCAGTGTGGTAGAAAGTGTTGCCATCACTGCGATGTTCCTGCCCAGTCTGACCGCTTCCCTGCACATCTCTTCATCCACTCTCACAATGGGCACTCCCAGATATCTGGCTGCATCCTGCACGCAGTCTGCAACCTCGCCCACGGAAGAGCACAGGTTCAGAATCGCATCCGCTCCCTGCTCCACCGCCTTCATATACATCCCTATCAGCCTTGCTGCAGGCGCTGCTGTAACATAACCTTCTTTTCTCACTTCCGCCAGAATTGTGGGATCCTGAAAGCTTATGAGCTCCGCTTGGCTGCCCAGCTGTTCCCTGACTTCTTTTTCAACAATTTCAACCAGCTCCGGTGTGGTGCTGGTATAAATCAAACCAATTTTCATATTGAATCCTTTCTATTATTATATCATTAACAGCTCCACCGCCTCCCGGAGTGTAGTCACATCTCCCACATTCCCCGGAAAAATAACATATGGCAGTTGGGGAAACTTGCTCTCATCTCCTATACGCCATACCGGAACTCCCGGACGGATCTGCCCCAGAACCCGGGCACATTTCACCCGGAGAGCTTTGGTTCCAATGTCACTGGAAGTAATTCCGCCTTTTGCAATGATAAATGCCGGTGTCACTTCCAGCTTCTCAATCAGGGACATTACCGCTTCCGATATCTTTAACGAACGAAGCAGCGCAGCTTCCTTTGTATCATTTTCTATGGAAAGCAGACGGCGCTTTGTATAAACGACTACGGTTCTCCCTTCACGGACCGCATTTTCACACATCGTCCGTATCCGGTTTGCCTCCTGTTCCAGCCCTCCAGCCGTCAGCACCAGATCAGAATCCATTTCAATAAACTGAAGGCCAGCCGTCTTTTTTAACTCTTCAAGCTGCATGGTGGTTTTCTCCGTATGAGAGCCAATCACCACAATCCCTGCCGCCCTTCCGGCCCCAGTTATCATCTCATCTTTCGTAAGAAGGGGCTTGTCACTGATATTGCCAAACGCCTTTACAAAAGCCGCAGCCGTACGGAAGATGTAATGCTTTCCCCTTCCCATGGCCCGGTAAAGAGCAATGCAGAAAACCTTAATGTCATATTCATCTACCGCATTTACGATGATTTTCTGAAAACCCTTTACAGCCAGCAGCTGCTCTGTAATTTTATCAAGTTTCATTTCCCTTAAATCTTCCAAAGAAATGCAGACAACGGAATCCGCCCGAAACCTTCCCTCCGTCTTCTCTTCGATATATCCGCAGAGGTCGGAGGATTGATATCCAAACGTCTTATCCCCGGCAAATTCCGTCTCTCCCGCCGGAACCAGTTCGGCCCCATATTTAACATAATGGACATTATCAATGGTAAAGCGTCCTCCTTCTGCAAAAAAGGGGCACAAAATTTCTCCGTCCACCTTCCACGGGTTCTGCTCTTCTA of the Lacrimispora indolis DSM 755 genome contains:
- a CDS encoding 3-keto-5-aminohexanoate cleavage protein — encoded protein: MKKIVISVAPVAADDTLIDPRKIAEDVIACSRAGAGMVHLHVRDGNGRLTPDLTLLEETVRYIRSECDIVIQVSTGGVSDLTIKERCTPVFADWVEANSLNVGSVNLGDQVYINPIKDVHYCVEQILNHHKTPEIEVFEIGMIKTAKDLSMKYEFTDPILFSIVLGHMGAAPATVRTLKSMLEALEEFFPEKEKILWGITHAHRTDFQIIKTALDLGASTVRIGFEDSRYLSREAIAGTNLQLVEAAAGIVREKKMLPASPDEIRAMLNIRPL
- a CDS encoding aspartate/glutamate racemase family protein is translated as MKIGLIYTSTTPELVEIVEKEVREQLGSQAELISFQDPTILAEVRKEGYVTAAPAARLIGMYMKAVEQGADAILNLCSSVGEVADCVQDAARYLGVPIVRVDEEMCREAVRLGRNIAVMATLSTTLEPTKRTVLQVAREMGKHVEMMEVLVDGAFGLDQEQFKVLMAEHAGKAAKEADVILFAQGSMAYCESYIADMYGKTVLSSPKFGAKALKAALISKGTL
- a CDS encoding four-carbon acid sugar kinase family protein codes for the protein MEKRISSEILHSYPCYDKRKVDDLLAAEADADTRKIVVLDDDPTGIQTVHDISVYTDWSPESIGRGFEEKNKLFFILTNSRGFTAEQTAKAHGEIGKRVDRTAKEMGMEYLIVSRGDSTLRGHYPLETEVLKAVLEEQNPWKVDGEILCPFFAEGGRFTIDNVHYVKYGAELVPAGETEFAGDKTFGYQSSDLCGYIEEKTEGRFRADSVVCISLEDLREMKLDKITEQLLAVKGFQKIIVNAVDEYDIKVFCIALYRAMGRGKHYIFRTAAAFVKAFGNISDKPLLTKDEMITGAGRAAGIVVIGSHTEKTTMQLEELKKTAGLQFIEMDSDLVLTAGGLEQEANRIRTMCENAVREGRTVVVYTKRRLLSIENDTKEAALLRSLKISEAVMSLIEKLEVTPAFIIAKGGITSSDIGTKALRVKCARVLGQIRPGVPVWRIGDESKFPQLPYVIFPGNVGDVTTLREAVELLMI